CTTGGAGCGTTGACAATCGGAGCTCCGGCATGGAAGTCCAAACAGCTTTCAGAAGGAGATAAGATCCTGAAAGTAAAATCAAAGCCGAAAGATGATGCCGTAAACGTTGTAGGAATGCTTTCTGATGAAGCCGTAAGACTAATCAGAGGAGAAAAAGGAACTCCTGTGACATTAACGGTTCAGAAGAAAGACGGAACCATCAAGGATGTAACAATGATTCGTGAAGAAGTAGCCATTGAAGATACTTTTGCGAGAAGTATTGTTGTGAACTCTCCGAACGGAAAAAAGTACGGATTTATCAATCTTCCAAGCTTCAATGCTGATTTTGAAGATTCTAAAGGAAGAAATGCCTCCGATGATATTAAAAATGAGATCATCAAGCTGAAAGGGCAGAATATTGAAGGAATTGTTCTGGATCTTAGAAACAACGGAGGAGGTTCTCTTACAGAAGTAGGGGATATTATGGGACTGTTTATGGAAGCCGGACCTTATGTTCAGGTGAAAGACGGAAACGGAAAAATTCAGACTTTAAAGAATAAAAATGAAACACCAATCTGGACAGGGCCGCTTGTCATCATGCAGAACGAACTTTCTGCTTCAGCTTCTGAGATCCTTGCCGGAGTAATGCAGGATTATGGAAGAGCGATGATTATCGGTTCTCCGCAGTCTTTCGGAAAAGGTACTGTGCAGACCTTTGTAGACCTGAATAGATTCTTAAATACAGAAGATGATTTCGGATCTTTAAAACTGACGATTCAGAAGTTCTACAGAATATCCGGAGAATCTACCCAGAGAAAAGGAATTGTTTCCGATATCCAGATGAAAGACTTCTTTACCTACGCGGAAGTAGGAGAGCGTTATGATGATTTTGCGCTGGCATGGGATAAAATTCCTACCACCAAATACCAGAAACTGAACTATTTCAATATCCAGGCTCTTGAAAAAGCAAGCGCTGACAGAATGGCTAAAAACAGCAACTATCAATTATTGCTGGAATCAGCCCAATGGAGAGAAAAATTGGATAAAGAAGAAAGCATTACACTGAATATCAATAAATTCAATGACCTGATGAAACAGAGAAAATCTCAGATCGAGAAATTCAAAGCTTTAACAAAATTTGAAAACGGATTGAAATTCATGATGTATCCAAATGAAATTGAAAGGGAGAAAAAAGACGAAGCATTCAAGAAAAAATCTGAAATGTGGATCAAAAACCTTAAAAAAGATCCATACCTGCAGGAAGCAATGAATATCGTTTCCGATATGGGAATGAAATCATAACATAAAAAAAGACCGCCGATCATCGATCGGCGGTCTTTTTTTATTGAATAACAGATTACTTAATTTCTACACATCCCACTCTTCCGCCGGCATTTCCGGTAGGCTGGGTATGGAAGTCATCAGCTGCTGCATGTACAATCAGTCCTTTTCCGATGATGTTTTTAGACTCATCTGTACAGCCAAGGCACCATTTATTGGTCTTAAAGGTTAAAACGGCTTTTCCGCTCTGGTCAGCAGTCAGGTTACCTATATCTCCCATATGAAAATGCTCGGCTCCCCATTTTCCGTGGTCATCTTTGGCAGGATTCCAGTGGCCTCCAGTAGAAGTTCCGTCAGCGGCAGAACAGTCGCCTTTTTCGTGGATATGTACAGCATGAATTCCCGGAGTAAGATTCGTTACCTCAAGTTTCATCACAACTTCATCTCCTTTCTGGGTAAATTTGGCAGTACCGCCTGTTTGTGTTCCGCTCTTAGCGTTTACTGAGTACGTTTTCGTTGTACAGCAAGAAGCTGCCAGAAACGCACATCCCGCTAATAATGCTAATGTTTGTCCTCTCATTTTTTAAATGATTTATAGTGATTTTAATGATAAATGTATAAAAGATTTTCCAAAGCGCTTTATGATTTCAATCGTTTTTTACAATTGTCTCCAATAAAAAAAGGCACATTGCATTTTATAGCAGAATTAAATTTTTTCTTTTTACTTTCTACGAAGAGTAAAATGATGGATATGAAATTAAAAAAACGCAATAAAAGACAACTTAAATTTTCTTTATTCTGATACCTTTACAAATTAGTATTTTTTGAATTGGAAGATTATAAAAAGAGGATTATCAAAACGATCTGGTATATAGAAAATAACCTTGACACAGACCTTTCGTTGGAAAAAATAGCGGAAGTAGCCGCCTATTCGCCGTTTCATTTCCATAGAATATTTAAGCTTATTACAGGTGAAACACTTCAACAGTATATTCTCAGGAAAAAAACTGAAAAAAGCGCATTTTATCTGGCTGTACACAAACACCTCGATATTAAGGAGATCTACCTTGAACTGGGTTTTGCCAATCATTCGGTTTTTAATAAAACGTTTAAAAAATATTACAGGATGTCTCCTTCAGAATTCCGTAAATCTGCTCCTGCATCTTTTCACAAGATTGTACACGTTCCAAGCAAGAATGGACAAATTGATACGGTTTTCAGCCCATACATTTGCAATGTCGAAAACCTATTAAACTGGACAAAAATGAATTTAAAAATTGAAGTTAAAGAGCTGCCGGAAATGAATCTGGCTGCGGTAATGAGCCTCGGGCTGAGTAATGTAGAGCCATCGTATAATGTGTTGCTTGACTGGGCTGTAAAGAAACGGCTATTTCCCGGAGAAAATATCAAAATGATCTCTGTGTATCATGACAGCTTCAAAGTAACACCACCGGAAAAAGTCAGGATTCACGCATGTATGCTTTTAGAAGAAAAGCTGAAAGAACAGGAAGGACAGATTTTTTCTGAAACCATTGAGGCCGGAAAGTTCATTGTAGGAAGCGGGGAGGTTACTCTCAATGATTTTGAACAATGCTGGGTTTCCCTATTTTTATGGATGAATGAACATCATTATTCAATGCAGAAAACATTTCCGTTTGAGATCTATCATTCTAACTTTAAAGAACATCCTGAAGGAAAAATGATCGTGGATTTCTGCATTCCTGTTCATTAATTACCATTCAGTAATAAAAGAATACCTTTCAGTAATAAATTTTTTACAGGAAGGTATTTTTCATCTTATTTTTGATTCAGAAAACAACATTCCATGAAAATACAAGGACATAAAATACTGTTTCTGATAGCTCTGCTCACTTTTATAACGGGATATTCCCAGGTGAAAATTTCAGGAAAAGTAACCTTTAGAAATAAAGGAGTAGGTGAGGTAAATGTCACCT
This region of Chryseobacterium vaccae genomic DNA includes:
- a CDS encoding carboxy terminal-processing peptidase gives rise to the protein MWKNFKLNKFLLLIPLTSLMFCFNSPKNDDEKMQTIMVSVKNTLSYLHYSPKPINDAYSKDVYKHYFELVDPAKRYFLQSDMDEFSKHETKLDDYINQGDLTFYKLTIDRLYQRVDEIDKITQDIFSKPINLQEDDALTLEPKLKKVPTTKQEQYNEWKKYIKYNILQEVESMNSKEEAQKEKKDSVQKFKLKDTIKLQVLTQDQKIKKATDEVKDLVKDTFTRFKKRKKMDWFTVYMNAYTEVFDPHTNYYSPKDKEDFDTQFTGKVIGIGAIIQEKKGNLYLGALTIGAPAWKSKQLSEGDKILKVKSKPKDDAVNVVGMLSDEAVRLIRGEKGTPVTLTVQKKDGTIKDVTMIREEVAIEDTFARSIVVNSPNGKKYGFINLPSFNADFEDSKGRNASDDIKNEIIKLKGQNIEGIVLDLRNNGGGSLTEVGDIMGLFMEAGPYVQVKDGNGKIQTLKNKNETPIWTGPLVIMQNELSASASEILAGVMQDYGRAMIIGSPQSFGKGTVQTFVDLNRFLNTEDDFGSLKLTIQKFYRISGESTQRKGIVSDIQMKDFFTYAEVGERYDDFALAWDKIPTTKYQKLNYFNIQALEKASADRMAKNSNYQLLLESAQWREKLDKEESITLNINKFNDLMKQRKSQIEKFKALTKFENGLKFMMYPNEIEREKKDEAFKKKSEMWIKNLKKDPYLQEAMNIVSDMGMKS
- a CDS encoding superoxide dismutase family protein, whose translation is MRGQTLALLAGCAFLAASCCTTKTYSVNAKSGTQTGGTAKFTQKGDEVVMKLEVTNLTPGIHAVHIHEKGDCSAADGTSTGGHWNPAKDDHGKWGAEHFHMGDIGNLTADQSGKAVLTFKTNKWCLGCTDESKNIIGKGLIVHAAADDFHTQPTGNAGGRVGCVEIK
- a CDS encoding AraC family transcriptional regulator, whose protein sequence is MEDYKKRIIKTIWYIENNLDTDLSLEKIAEVAAYSPFHFHRIFKLITGETLQQYILRKKTEKSAFYLAVHKHLDIKEIYLELGFANHSVFNKTFKKYYRMSPSEFRKSAPASFHKIVHVPSKNGQIDTVFSPYICNVENLLNWTKMNLKIEVKELPEMNLAAVMSLGLSNVEPSYNVLLDWAVKKRLFPGENIKMISVYHDSFKVTPPEKVRIHACMLLEEKLKEQEGQIFSETIEAGKFIVGSGEVTLNDFEQCWVSLFLWMNEHHYSMQKTFPFEIYHSNFKEHPEGKMIVDFCIPVH